From Pseudorasbora parva isolate DD20220531a chromosome 14, ASM2467924v1, whole genome shotgun sequence:
ataaagtaattaaatgtaaaataattgcatatttaactgtttaaaggaaagatgaatccttattacacttacaaaagctattcaatcaagagcagtgagtagggttgggcatcgagaaccggttctaacttgtaaccgtttttaaaataacgatgccattggaatcgtttagaaaaaaaaatttcggttccgatcatcggttccaagcgcgcaggttttggtttccatggccaccatAGCCATGGGGCATGTGGCTCTCTGAAGTAtggatttattttacttttaaaaagcctgggTTGGctcagtgcaactagtgttgtcaaaaatatcgatactgaaatatctgaaaagatacgatagcctaCTCAGTTTCTACAGTATTGATcacagctgcgctctcctctccgaccgacCGACCATCAGCGAGTTGACACTCActgcatattctcactcagcccggttaacccttTGAACACGGCGAACGCgtgttctgctggacttttcctcatgacagcgtGTTATGCCTGGCTCACATTGTTTTAGGCTGATTTATGCCCGATTTTCCCCTCCCGAGACCCGAGATTTTTCAGGACTTGATCGGTTCCGATGTTCGGCGCAGATTATCTGGTAATGTGAGGCGTTCACAGATCAAATCTTGCACCTCCCGATCTGCTCTCAGGAAAATCGGGCTCGCCCCGATCATATCAAACATGTTCAATATTTATCGGGATGAGCAAGATTGTAATAAGGTCAGTACTGTCACAATAGCCAAAAGGAAACAAGTCTACGACGAAACTGACATTTCGAAATGGCGACCGCGAGTTGAGTTGCCGTAGTTTGCTGTAacgtctgtgagagagagagagagagagagagagagagagagagagagagagagagagaatatcaGCATTTCTTGCTTTTCATTTGACAGCACAAATCTACACTGTAACAGGTGAAGATCGCTTTTGAACTAGGCAGCGGTAAACATTCTAGCACACTAGTGTGACCTAGCATTCGTGCAGGGTTCGCCTCAAATACTCAGAAATAAGAAAACAATACATGACAGTCATCTGAAGTTCTGAACGTTCCTTCACTTTATTCTCGGTCACACACGTAATGACTAGCCTGAAAAACCCGCTACACTCCAGTACAATAAGTGCGCATGCTCCACCTTTATACGGCAAGCCCCGAGGGGAAAAATACattgcacacacaaacaatgaGCGCCAGAACGACAGGATCAAATAAGGTCAATAAAATTACCTCCATTTCTCGCTGAAGAACTGAAAATACATGTTGAGCCCGTCTCCCCAACCATTTTCTAATCCACACTGGTTTATTCTtatgcttttgtttttttcccaacAACAAATGATCATTATTGATACAGCAAGTTGTCATGTTACAGTAGGCTGATCCATTTTGTTTTCCCGCTGACGATCTGCTGCGTAGTTCACGTGACGCACTTCCTCTGGCACGATAATcgtaataatattttgtagtgTGTGATGCTCCTCGATTTTCAAATCATGTAGTGTGATCATGTTTAAGATTTGAGTTAAGAAAATCTGCAAAGATTCTCCTGAAGTGTGTACTGCAACCAGATTTTACAATCTGATAGGATctcatcttaataccaggtgtaaacaggattTTTGATTCCGCATTATTGATGCCTTTGAATGTCTTATGACACTGATTTCTGTTTTCGTTAGGATGCAAAGGTGCACAGGTGGAGGAGATATGGAGCATGGAGCCCGAAAACTTTGAAAATCTCAAGTAAGCAACAGCCAATGCATCTATTATTACAGGCAGGCGGTATTCCTCCAGTGTTCTAACTGCAGTTGAATATGCACGTGAATCATTTCAGGCCCGTTCATGGTCTGATTTTCCTCTTCAAGTGGCAGCCCGGCGAGGAGCCAGCGGGGTCTATTGTTCAAGACTCGAGGCTGGATCAGATCTTCTTTGCCAAGCAGGTGAACAATTACGCGTTCGCTCAAATCCAGCAGTCTGTTACCAAACGTAAAAAAAGGACATTTGGACGTTTATGCATGCGAACGTGCCGTTGCAGGTCATCAATAACGCCTGTGCGACCCAAGCGATCGTCAGCGTGTTGCTAAACTGCACGCATCCTGACATGCTCCTCGGGGAAACGCTGACAGAATTTAAAGAGTTCTCGCTCAGTTTTGATGCCGCGGTAAGTTGGCGCATGCTCATTTTCCCAGAGGtttgtcattattattgtttatgAACCCTTTTAAAACTTTCTTTTTCAAGATGAAGGGTCTTGCTCTCAGTAACTCTGAAGTCATTCGACAAGTTCACAACAGCTTCGCCAGGTtaggattgttatgaaactttttttgtttctcTCTTTTACCAAATGTTAGATATCATGTATAATTCGTTTTTTTTCCTGTAGGCAACAGATGTTTGAGTTTGACTCAAAGTCGACGGCTAAAGAAGAGGATGCTTTTCACTTTGTGAGCTACGTTCCTGTTAACGGACGACTGTATGAGTTGGACGGACTTCGTGAAGGACCCATAGACCTCGGTAGATGGACTCACGGTCTGTTGAATTATTGATTTAGTTCACTTGGTTCGTGTTCTTAAATGATTTTGTCACTTTCTCAGGTGTGTGTAACCAGGATGATTGGATCAGTGCCGTACGGCCCGTCATTGAGAAACGAATACAGAAGTAGGAAGCTGATGTGATTTATTTCGAGTCGATGATGTTTCTACAGaattctttttaaaatcatttttgtttGTAGGTACAGTGAGGGAGAGATTCGATTTAACTTGATGGCCATTGTTTCGGACCGCAAGATGATTTATGAAAAGAAGATCGATGACCTACAGGCTCAGCTCACAGAAGTAAGGCGTTGAGAGTCTGACCGTGTTGAATGATTGACAGAATGATGGCGGCTGCTGAAGGACGTTTCCTCTGTTCACAGGAAGAGCCGATGGACACTGACCAGAGTGGAAATCACCTCAGCTCCATCCAGTCAGAGATCGCCAAGTATCAGCTCCTGATTGATGAAGAGAACCAAAAACTTAAAAGATACAAAGTACGTACACGGTTTTGCCCTGAATGAGCTTTTAAAAAGTACCTTTTAATAAATTGAGAATATTATTCATATAAAACCTTTCTTTATTATAATGAATTTTCCATAAACATTCTTTAAAAGTTTAACTTGAATATATAACTTTACTTTAATAtagaattaatataatatttattatttttcataattagtttttttaatgttaattttattaaaaagtaacatttaataaaaaaaattattttactgttgtttttcctcattggctctttaaaaactcatttatttatggaataaaatataaaatgcactactttattgtgaaaataaataataataaactagtaataataatttatattatccTCGAATTCATCCTTTCGAATGTTAATTTTGTTcctaattaatatatatatatatatatatatatatatatatatatatatatatatatatatatatatatatatatatatatatatatatataataaaatatgaaactcaaacttacatttttttgttattattattattaatatttattttaactaaGTTATGTTATATAACTTTactgtataataataatcatgCTGATTAATTTCATTTTCCTTATTTATCCttttaaagttaattttatattaataaagttaatatGTAATCAAATATTGAAAATTTTGCTCTttgaaaattgtatttatataataaaataaatgcactttgctttattataaataaaatacacctattatacttttttattataattattaataattatcattcttattttctatatttcatctgattttttaaattaagttatgttataaaatattactttactgtataatattaataataatactatattattattattaatcatcatgttttttatatatagtgtataaaacacataatgatttatcattttaaagtaaatgtTATTGATATCAGTTGTTTTATTATAGTTGTTGTTTTCCTTACTGGCACtttcaaaaaaagttatttatgttataaaattaaaaaagacactttactttgtaataataattattattatttttcttattggTTCTTAATTTAACTCATGTTATAAACCCATCAGTTTGCTGTATAATATAATGAtggtaataataaatattattattattgtttttcctAATTTATCTTTTAAAggtaattttattaataaataatgttataaaatataacttattttattaatattattgttgttgttgattaaTTGGCTCTTtaaaaaatgcatgttatacaatataaaatacactttattgtaatataataataatcattataaTTATCCTCCCTAATTCAtcctttttaaatattaattttgttcataagtaatgttataaaatataaaatcactgttctagcattattattaatattatttttcctCGTTGGTTCTTAATTTAACTGTAATAAAATcactactgtaaaataataatttaaggtTTAGATATGTTATAGGATATGTTATGAAATAGCTTATAATACATGATTAAAATGTTGAAatgcttttatatattttttaaaggttGAGAACATTAGAAGGAAGCATAACTACCTGCCCTTTATTATGGAGTTACTGAAGACACTGGCAGAATATCAGCAGCTGATTCCACTGGTGGAAAAGGTAAGTACAGTCAGAGCCGAATCTCACCACACCACTGGAGGGCGCTGTGGACACATTATTCCACTTTGCCTTTGAGTTGTTTTGCTCTCTTGGTAATATGACTGCATGAAACCCTGCTCAAGTTAGTGACATTTCAAACAGTATTATGCTAAGTTTAAAAAGCCAGCATCTATGTAAAAAGCCTAATATAGTCCTGCAATAACAGCACCCGTTAAATGACGTGGGACATTTGCGTTTATACACAGTGTTGGAAATACTGCATGACAATATAATATGCAAATTCAAAATACTAGGAATTATACATTTAGATTCAGTTCATTAGaatgaatatgcaaatgtttttttctttcttcctcTGTTTCTTCAggcaaaagaaaaacaaagtgcCAAAAAAATACAAGAAGCCAAGTAGCCCCACATTGTTAGACCCCGTTTAATGTTAAGCCACGGAATCTCTTGATGTGCTGTTGTCTTCTGTATCCCATAAGAGGAGCACCTGGAAGTGAAGTCGAGCGCGGTGCTAATGTCACTTCCTTCATGTCTGCATGCATGCGAAGATATGTTTAAATAATGtcttattttcatataaatttCATTTGTTAAGTAATAGTGttgtttcatgttttgttcttaTTAGCTCACGATAAACGAGTCCTAAATTCCTGTAAAATACTGTACAATAAAGCACTAAtctgttatttttgtttaataatgAACGTAATTAGAATGGGAAATTTTAATGTAAATGATATTTGTGAAAAGTTTCTTCTGTCAAGTAACAACTCAGTAGAGGATGTTTTTTAATGATATAATATCATAAATCTGCAGTAATAACACATGGAAAACATCTTCCTCTCTATTAGGCAGAAGGAAACAGCTTCATGTTTCGAAGAATCAGGTTTCTTTACATGGCCGTTTCATGTTAGTAAATGGAGCTGGTCTTTGTCCGGATGTTTCCTGTCGTCTGGGATGTTTAATTTGGGATATGACTCACATGGTAGACACTGCGGTCAGGCTTATTACAACTTTGTTGAAACTGCATCTTTATTTGAATGCCGTTCCTCAAAATATCACGCTATCTTTGCTCAGTTTGACTTTCAGAAATGAAACTACTAGTAATTTTAAGAAATATTCAATGGTGGAGTAATAAAAAATTTGCTTCACAATATGATTTTAGTATTACTATTACagtattcatattttgaatagaGCGCAATGGTCAGGTTCCTATGGAAGCTTGTGTCCGGCacagaatataaaataaaaaaggtaattgggACCTTTTTATCACACACATCTGACTTTTTCCTTgcaattgagagatataaaaagtcagatttgtgaggGGAAAACTAAAActcttaaaaacatttaatttccataaagaaatttatttttaatgataatattTGCTTCTGTCAAAGACATTCAGCCTACATTATTTCAAATtagtttaaaaaagtttaaatttttttacagcAGGTGCTGAAAAAACTGCAGAAGATTCACCAATAAGAGTTGCCAAAACAactatttagctccgcccacttctATGAAGCGCTGCAAATAAATTAATCATCGATTAGGTCTCCCACCCCTCtaaatacttaaatattttaatatacactcacctaaaggattattaggaacacctgttcaattctcattaatgcaattatctaaaccaatcacatggcagttgttttaatgcatttaggggtgtggtcctggtcaagataatctcctgaactccaaactaaatgtcagaatgggaaagaaaggatTTAAGCCATTTGGAGCATGACATGGTTGTTTGTGCCAGACgagccggtctgagtatttcacaatctgctcagttacagggattttcacacacagccatttctagggtttacaaagaatggcgtgaaaatgccttgtagaggtcagaggagaatgggccaactgattcaagctgatagaagagcaactaaaataaccacttgttacaaccgaggtatgctgcaaagcatttgtgaagccacaaccttgaggcggatgggctacaacagcagaagaccccaccgggtaccactcagctccactacaaatagaaaaaagaggCTACTATTTGCCCAAGCTCactaaaattggacagttgaagactggaaaaaggtggcctggtctgacgagtctcgatttctgtcccttagtgccaatttggtatcgtttaaatgccacagcctacctgagcattgtttctgaccatgttcatccctttatgacaaccatgtacccatcctctgatgatCAGAgtatgggtacatggtggtcataaagggatggacatggtcagagatggctacttccagcaggataatgcaccatgtcacaaagctcgaatcatttcaaattggtttcttggacatgacaatgagttcactgtactaaagtGAAGTCACCAGAGTgaccccacagtcaccagatctcaacccaatagagcatctttgagatgtggtggaacgggagcttcgtgccctgggtGGCATCCCAGAAAtatccatcaactgcaagatgctatcctatcaatatgggacaacatttataaaaaaatgctttcagcaccttgttgaatcaatgccacgcagaattaaggcagttctgaaggcaaaagagggtcaaacacagtattagtatggtgttccttataatcatttaggtgagtgtataggcaatgcatttttttattagtcaacattttttaaattagtaaTTTTATGTTTCATTTTTTGAATTATGCTATTCGCTATGCATCATTTCATTGTAGTTCTTTCTAATACCAAATTATAAAGTCTTCCTCTAAAGCAAGTTTATTTCCTCTTATTTTTgctgtctttttttctctccaaatTACAGGAAACAATAGGTTTATATTTGAAGCTGAAGTGTACTTTAACatgttaaaatactttaaaaatatCGCCTTTTCGCCTTGTGAAAAGTAATTTATTTGTGGTTCCGGTTGGTGACGTACGAATGCTTTTCGCGCTCAACTTTCTCTGTGGATTTTTTTCCTTGCCCGTGCAAATGTTCTCGTGAAGTGATGGAGACTTCAGTAAGTTAAGTGTTGTTCGACAGAACTGAAAGGGTGTTTTCAAATAGTGCAGCGTTTtagccatagactgtaaaaaaggtTAAAGCAGACACTTAAATCACCGGGCGTTTAGCAATAGTAGCCTATGTATTTTTCATCTGTACTTGCAGCGCCGAGACAGTCGTTTACTCATTGACGTCTGATTTGCGTTTCTATTTTTGCAGAACAGTTTATTTACATTCTTTCAAACCAGGTCAGTTGTGATCTTAAGAGAGCCGCTGTAGTACATGATGATACCTCTTTCACAATACAGTTCCTCCCCACTCCTGCAAAAACATGCTGTCTTCTTGTAGACTATTGTTACCGTCATTATAGCTTATCACAACATCGATAAACCGTCAAAGAATCCGCTGTTGCTGTGGATGTACGTTAGTCGCCATTACTTGCCTTGTGACGCACGTAAAGAGCGATCCGGTAAACAATGTGAAACATCTTACTCTTGCCAAAGATTGTGTTTTGTCTGTTATTGTGTGCAAGTTGTCTACACGTGCTAAAGTTCATAACTATTCCAATCATCTGAGTTATCTACAACACGACCAACAGGTAGCAATGTAGCAACAGCCAAGCAACAGCCAAGAAAAATGTTTCAAGCACTGAAAAAAGATTAAACAGCACTTGTGTTTATGTATTCAGTAACCCCAAAAACGTACGTTTAGATACTCAAGTCAcactaataattataatattcaGTGGCTCCAAATTGTCAGTCACTGGAAATGTgtctgtatatttattttaaattgcattgGTGTTTTATATATCAAGTAACtccaaaaaaaagtatttttggaCACTTAAgtcattaaatatttaaagtaaCCAAATTTAAAGcatttgcagttatttattttgttttaataaactttatttatgtttaaaaatatttgtgtgtCCAGTAACCCCAAAAAGTATTTTTGGACACTTAACTcacttataaattatttaaaaataattattgcaTTTAGATGTGCATTGAAAAGTAATGGAACGTCACACTTAAAGCATTTGaagttattatttgttttttttaataaacaaataattgtACATATTGTATCAAAATATCAAACCTAGTGGTATATGCAAACAATTGTAGACTAAAAAAGTCTCAGAACTAGGTTCACTTTTCTAATGCATTTTCCCGACATTGGTTTTTAGTTTCTGGAGTCCAGGTCATCGCATTTATTATGGACGTGCCacttttaagaaatatttagCTTGGAAAAATACATGCtatgtgtattttaaaataaatgcccTTGCTTTAACATccctgtattttatttttttaagtgtaagTGTCCCAATACATCTTGAAGCCACTGCAGATGTGAAGACAAACCATGGGAAGTGAGTTGAGGAAAGCCAGCAGTGTTGTAAAAAGCTGCTCGGGTTCACTGTGCAGTCTGTGAACACGCTTTTGGACGGGTCAAACAGTGTTTGGTGTCTGTTCAGTGTCCGACTGCTGTGAGATCATTCTACAGGAACAGAAGGAACACGAAGGTAAATACGTCTCCACGCACACTCAAACGTTTGCTGGTTTGcccctggaacaaaacaaacacatgaAGTGCAGAATGTTCTGCTCTCTATATTTGCTTTAAATGTTTGTCTTTAAGGAGTTTTATTCTGCAGGTACATCTCTGGTCTTTCATGCCTTAAATGGGAAGATGATAAACTACACAACCGGCGTCTCAAAATTTACGTAAAAGCGTGCCGTAATTCATGGGTGCATCAACATGAGCACTGGGTTAGTCTGCTGAGAAAAGtccagtttttttgttttggggCTAGTGAGATTAAACTGGTAAAACTGGTTATGGGACATTGAACTGATCAGATAACCTACATATAAGGGCAAGGAGGTCTTATCTTTGAAACGAAAAAAGTTGACAGAGCAGTTAATGGTGTGAGTTTGGGGCGGGGGTATTTGTCCAACCAGTAGCAGCTCAGGAACATCAATGAAAAGGTTTTGCAATCCTGTTTTGTTATGCAAGTGAAAATTCACTTCAACTTGAATATGCCTTTTTGTTTCAGGTTATATAAACTAATGTGTATTGAGAAAGATTAGGTTGTgtacaaataataatacaaaaaaacaaatactaAAAGCTTAAATTGTTTGGGCTTCAAAAATTATAATGTGCAGTAAGATTTAGATTTGTTAAAGaaaaagttcacccaaaaatgaaaattacccaaTTACTCACTCACCCTCAAGGCATCCTGGGTgtacatgacattcttctttcagacgaacacagagttacattaaaaaatgtcctggctcttccaagaattttaatgacagtgaatggcagcccaaaaatttgaagctcaaaa
This genomic window contains:
- the uchl5 gene encoding ubiquitin carboxyl-terminal hydrolase isozyme L5, with product MAGSAGEWCLMESDPGVFTELIKGFGCKGAQVEEIWSMEPENFENLKPVHGLIFLFKWQPGEEPAGSIVQDSRLDQIFFAKQVINNACATQAIVSVLLNCTHPDMLLGETLTEFKEFSLSFDAAMKGLALSNSEVIRQVHNSFARQQMFEFDSKSTAKEEDAFHFVSYVPVNGRLYELDGLREGPIDLGVCNQDDWISAVRPVIEKRIQKYSEGEIRFNLMAIVSDRKMIYEKKIDDLQAQLTEEEPMDTDQSGNHLSSIQSEIAKYQLLIDEENQKLKRYKVENIRRKHNYLPFIMELLKTLAEYQQLIPLVEKAKEKQSAKKIQEAK